Proteins found in one Methylobacter sp. S3L5C genomic segment:
- a CDS encoding DUF4405 domain-containing protein, whose protein sequence is MNRTFANIIIDIIAAFLLLGMIATGYILRFPLPPGSNKMLSLWGYTRHQWGDGHFWISLGLLIVLISHLVLHWNWIVTVIGKRCHLLQTAHPSLIRSGILTGGIVVFLIALFAWAAENSVKEIAGPMRGKHLGHNGNTDPVNESLAASPISNSVDQQAIGFWKDVYPIFENNCLSCHGPQKQLANFRVDRQEDFFTSNGRAPLILPGQSAVSPLIAIVSGTRKDMPMANVHKLSDQDVLKLKAWIDSGAEWTVKADVNILH, encoded by the coding sequence ATGAATCGTACATTTGCTAACATCATCATCGACATAATTGCGGCATTTCTACTTTTAGGTATGATTGCGACAGGATACATACTGCGTTTTCCATTGCCACCAGGTAGCAACAAAATGTTGAGCTTATGGGGCTATACCCGCCATCAATGGGGTGATGGCCATTTTTGGATCAGTCTGGGGCTTTTGATAGTCCTTATTAGTCATTTGGTTTTGCATTGGAACTGGATAGTTACCGTAATCGGTAAGCGCTGTCATTTGTTACAAACTGCGCACCCTTCACTAATTCGCAGTGGGATATTAACAGGCGGTATAGTTGTTTTCCTTATAGCGCTTTTTGCCTGGGCTGCTGAAAATAGCGTTAAAGAAATAGCCGGTCCAATGCGAGGAAAACACTTGGGGCATAATGGGAATACTGATCCGGTTAACGAATCTTTAGCCGCTTCGCCGATATCAAATAGTGTTGATCAACAAGCGATCGGGTTCTGGAAAGATGTCTACCCAATATTCGAGAATAATTGCCTGTCTTGCCATGGCCCACAAAAACAGTTGGCCAATTTTCGTGTTGATCGCCAGGAAGATTTCTTCACAAGTAATGGGCGAGCACCTTTAATTTTACCGGGACAGAGCGCTGTAAGCCCGTTGATTGCTATTGTATCGGGAACAAGAAAGGACATGCCGATGGCGAATGTGCATAAGCTTTCTGATCAAGATGTTTTGAAACTGAAAGCCTGGATAGATTCGGGAGCAGAGTGGACGGTAAAAGCTGATGTTAATATATTGCATTGA